The Ammoniphilus oxalaticus genome contains a region encoding:
- a CDS encoding DUF1259 domain-containing protein — protein sequence MAKIKQQQVSPRFRQLCNRFSRTLGGTEHEIEPGPVCFVSRTRRFKASILGRRTNSPLVNYQLFSFESLDRSGRALCLGETACFQNQANRLIRNLQKRGITVTALHNHWLNESPRLMYIHWESIDNPLAFARKTKESIAFLG from the coding sequence ATGGCAAAGATTAAACAACAGCAGGTAAGTCCTCGATTCCGACAACTATGTAACCGATTTAGCAGAACATTAGGCGGGACAGAACACGAAATTGAGCCAGGGCCTGTCTGCTTTGTCAGTCGAACACGAAGGTTTAAGGCTTCTATCCTTGGTAGGCGCACGAATTCTCCTTTAGTAAATTATCAGTTGTTTTCATTCGAATCTTTAGATCGATCAGGACGGGCGCTCTGTTTAGGCGAGACGGCCTGCTTTCAAAATCAAGCCAATAGATTAATTCGTAATTTACAAAAGAGAGGAATTACGGTTACCGCGCTTCATAATCATTGGTTAAATGAATCCCCCCGCTTAATGTATATTCACTGGGAATCAATCGACAACCCGCTGGCCTTCGCCCGAAAAACGAAAGAGTCCATTGCTTTCTTAGGTTAA
- a CDS encoding DUF1259 domain-containing protein, with protein sequence MKQQQVSPRFRRLCSEFTRILGGKSEIEQGPVCFVTRTRSLPATILGRRTRSSLVRAQLFSFESLDKSGRALCLGETAVLQNQANRLIRNLQRQGIQKVTALHNHWLFDKPRIMYVHWEAIDDPVAFARKTKRSISFLG encoded by the coding sequence ATGAAGCAACAGCAGGTAAGCCCACGATTCAGGAGACTTTGTAGTGAATTCACACGGATTTTGGGAGGTAAATCAGAGATTGAGCAAGGCCCCGTTTGCTTTGTCACTCGAACTCGCTCCCTTCCCGCAACAATTCTTGGGAGAAGGACTCGTTCCTCTTTGGTTAGAGCCCAACTATTTTCATTTGAATCACTGGATAAGTCAGGACGCGCACTTTGCTTAGGGGAGACCGCCGTATTGCAAAATCAAGCCAATCGATTAATTCGAAATCTGCAAAGACAGGGGATTCAAAAAGTAACGGCTTTGCATAATCACTGGCTATTTGATAAGCCTCGGATTATGTACGTTCACTGGGAAGCGATTGATGATCCGGTCGCTTTCGCGCGTAAAACGAAACGATCCATTTCCTTCCTAGGCTAA
- a CDS encoding peptidylprolyl isomerase produces MSKFAVMDLEKGGQLKIELFANEAPGTVENFVKLINDGYYNGLSFHRVIPGFVAQGGCPHGTGTGGPGYQIKCETQGNPHKHERGSLSMAHAGKDTGGSQFFIVYEPQPHLDGVHTVFGKVVEGMEHVDQINQGDKMKEVKIVEE; encoded by the coding sequence ATGAGTAAATTTGCTGTTATGGATTTAGAAAAAGGCGGGCAGCTCAAAATCGAATTATTTGCGAATGAGGCGCCTGGAACGGTTGAGAACTTTGTAAAGTTAATCAACGATGGATATTACAATGGACTTTCGTTTCACCGTGTTATTCCTGGTTTCGTAGCTCAAGGCGGATGCCCGCACGGAACTGGCACAGGCGGTCCTGGTTATCAGATCAAATGTGAAACACAAGGAAATCCGCACAAGCACGAACGTGGCTCGCTCTCGATGGCTCACGCGGGTAAAGATACGGGAGGTTCCCAGTTTTTCATCGTTTATGAACCACAACCTCATTTAGACGGGGTGCATACGGTGTTCGGTAAAGTGGTTGAAGGAATGGAGCATGTTGACCAAATCAACCAAGGCGATAAGATGAAAGAAGTTAAAATTGTAGAAGAGTAA
- a CDS encoding sulfurtransferase TusA family protein, whose amino-acid sequence MNLSVDKMIDAKQLACPMPIVRTKQAVEKLEPGQVLEVQATDKGSIADLQGWTKSAGHHYLGMKEKEGVFRHFLRKADPNEEKQETIHPQTITNEALQAKLEKAEALTIIDVREQAEFLFGHLPTAISIPMGVLEGGMDQFDHDQPLFIICRTGNRSDRACQLLTELGFKNVTNVLPGMSQWTGPIEKE is encoded by the coding sequence ATGAATCTATCTGTTGATAAAATGATTGACGCCAAGCAGTTGGCGTGTCCGATGCCAATCGTAAGAACGAAGCAAGCAGTAGAGAAACTTGAGCCAGGTCAAGTGTTGGAAGTACAAGCGACGGATAAAGGTTCGATTGCAGATCTACAAGGATGGACAAAAAGCGCAGGGCATCATTACCTTGGTATGAAGGAAAAAGAAGGGGTGTTCAGACATTTTCTACGCAAGGCGGATCCTAATGAAGAGAAGCAGGAAACGATTCATCCCCAGACAATCACGAATGAAGCGTTGCAAGCCAAGCTTGAAAAAGCAGAAGCATTAACGATCATCGATGTGCGCGAACAAGCTGAATTTTTGTTTGGACATCTTCCTACGGCTATTTCTATACCTATGGGGGTACTTGAAGGAGGAATGGATCAATTCGATCATGACCAACCCCTTTTCATTATTTGTCGAACGGGGAATCGCAGTGATCGCGCTTGCCAGTTGTTAACAGAACTTGGGTTTAAAAATGTGACAAATGTGTTGCCTGGAATGAGTCAATGGACAGGACCAATTGAAAAAGAATAA
- a CDS encoding MBL fold metallo-hydrolase — MSQLQAMTAAQVAEVTFTKEELFILDVRNRADFEEWKIEGPSIEMLNIPYFELLDGVDDVLPLIPPNKKTLVVCAIEGSSMFIAEQLVAAGRKDVFYLAGGMRAWSEQIESALILADEKWQVYQMIRVGKGCLSYLVISGTEALVIDPARQTEVYQEVANKAGARITHVVDSHLHADHISGGKRLADETGANYYLMKSEGAVFEHLPFEEHQQIQFADVTLQVLAVKTPGHTPGSVSFLINDALLFSGDTLFVSGLGRPDLGGKVKEWAKDLYGTVYDKLANMADEVIVLPGHAGNLHEEMNQAGYIGAPLGQIREQNEQMMNKSEAEFIEAIVGAAETATPPNFKEIIAINRGQIHVSPEQEQQLEIGPNRCALHHTTS, encoded by the coding sequence ATGAGCCAATTGCAAGCGATGACCGCCGCTCAAGTGGCGGAAGTGACGTTTACAAAGGAAGAACTTTTTATTTTGGATGTGCGTAATCGAGCTGATTTTGAAGAGTGGAAGATTGAGGGTCCCTCAATCGAGATGTTAAACATCCCTTATTTTGAGTTGCTAGATGGAGTGGACGATGTATTGCCGTTGATCCCGCCCAACAAAAAAACGCTCGTTGTTTGCGCGATTGAAGGTTCATCTATGTTTATCGCTGAGCAACTTGTGGCGGCGGGTAGAAAAGATGTTTTCTATTTAGCTGGCGGGATGCGGGCTTGGAGCGAGCAAATCGAGTCGGCGCTCATTTTAGCCGATGAAAAGTGGCAAGTCTATCAAATGATTCGCGTTGGAAAAGGGTGCTTGTCTTATCTTGTTATTTCTGGAACGGAGGCGCTTGTGATTGATCCTGCTAGACAAACGGAGGTCTATCAAGAAGTGGCGAACAAGGCAGGCGCGCGGATCACGCATGTTGTCGATTCCCATCTCCATGCTGACCATATCTCTGGCGGCAAAAGGCTGGCCGATGAAACTGGGGCGAATTACTATTTGATGAAAAGCGAAGGAGCTGTGTTTGAGCATCTGCCGTTTGAGGAACACCAGCAAATTCAATTTGCCGACGTTACCTTGCAAGTGTTGGCTGTAAAAACGCCCGGACATACCCCGGGGAGTGTTTCCTTCTTGATTAATGACGCGTTGTTATTTTCGGGAGACACGTTGTTTGTGAGTGGCTTAGGACGCCCTGACCTAGGCGGTAAAGTAAAAGAATGGGCAAAAGATCTATACGGCACGGTGTATGATAAATTGGCCAACATGGCGGATGAAGTGATCGTCTTACCTGGTCATGCGGGAAATCTTCACGAGGAGATGAATCAAGCGGGATATATCGGCGCGCCGCTCGGCCAGATCCGAGAACAGAATGAGCAGATGATGAACAAGAGCGAAGCTGAGTTCATAGAAGCGATTGTCGGCGCGGCGGAGACAGCAACACCCCCCAATTTTAAAGAGATCATTGCCATTAATCGCGGCCAAATTCACGTTAGCCCTGAACAAGAACAACAATTAGAAATTGGACCGAATCGGTGCGCCTTACATCATACGACATCGTAA
- a CDS encoding sulfite exporter TauE/SafE family protein encodes MTTLLYLALFGLGMIGAFFSGLLGIGGAIILYPLLLYVPDVLGVGSFTAQQVSSMSMFQVLFASLSGVISFRLQRKVNSSSPAAPLELVLYMGLSTLFGSLLGAVGSNFVSEQTIHLIYGGLATLAVILMLIPVKGVEEDADIKQLSFNKPLAVMSAFSIGIVSGIIGAGGAFMLIPIMVTVLRIPTRVTISASLAIVFISAIGGVIGKWTTGQIPVLATVFTVFGSVIGAPLGSFMSRKISVAALRYGLVSVVAFTAIKIWVDFFN; translated from the coding sequence ATGACGACATTGCTCTACCTCGCGCTGTTCGGCCTGGGCATGATCGGCGCTTTCTTTTCAGGGTTACTTGGGATTGGCGGGGCAATTATTTTATATCCGTTGCTGCTATATGTTCCCGATGTGTTAGGAGTCGGATCTTTTACTGCCCAACAGGTTTCCTCAATGAGCATGTTTCAAGTGTTGTTCGCTTCACTGAGCGGGGTGATTTCCTTTCGCCTGCAACGAAAAGTGAATTCGTCGTCCCCAGCCGCGCCGCTTGAGCTTGTGTTGTATATGGGGCTGAGTACGTTGTTTGGCAGCCTGCTAGGGGCGGTGGGCTCTAACTTTGTAAGCGAACAAACGATTCATTTGATTTACGGCGGATTAGCGACGCTGGCGGTAATCTTGATGCTGATTCCTGTGAAAGGAGTAGAGGAAGATGCTGATATAAAGCAGCTTTCTTTTAACAAGCCGCTGGCGGTCATGTCCGCTTTTTCGATTGGGATCGTTTCAGGGATTATTGGCGCGGGCGGGGCGTTTATGTTGATTCCGATAATGGTTACGGTGTTAAGAATCCCCACACGGGTCACGATTTCGGCCTCGTTAGCGATTGTGTTTATTTCCGCGATTGGCGGGGTGATTGGCAAGTGGACAACGGGCCAAATTCCTGTTCTAGCGACTGTCTTTACTGTGTTCGGAAGTGTTATTGGGGCGCCGCTCGGTTCATTCATGAGCAGGAAAATATCTGTCGCCGCCTTGCGTTATGGGTTAGTGAGTGTAGTGGCGTTTACCGCTATTAAAATATGGGTGGATTTTTTTAATTGA
- a CDS encoding DsrE/DsrF/DrsH-like family protein, which yields MTEQKQKTTIVLFSGELDKAIAAFIIANGAAAYDHEVTIFTTFWGLNVLRKDRQPTVKKGWLGKVFGWVMPRGPNKLGLSNLNMIGMGPKMIKHVMKKHNALSLPQLIELAQEMGVKLVACTMTMDLLGIQQKELLDDVELGGVAAYLGDASEARVNLFI from the coding sequence ATGACAGAACAAAAGCAAAAAACGACAATTGTGTTGTTCAGCGGGGAACTGGATAAGGCGATTGCCGCTTTTATCATTGCGAACGGGGCTGCTGCCTATGATCATGAAGTTACGATTTTTACGACATTTTGGGGTTTGAATGTTTTGCGCAAAGATCGGCAACCCACTGTGAAAAAAGGGTGGCTGGGAAAAGTGTTTGGGTGGGTGATGCCGCGCGGACCGAATAAGTTAGGCTTGTCCAACTTGAACATGATCGGGATGGGCCCGAAGATGATCAAGCATGTGATGAAAAAACACAATGCGTTGTCATTGCCGCAACTGATTGAGCTCGCCCAAGAGATGGGGGTCAAATTGGTCGCCTGTACGATGACGATGGACCTATTGGGCATCCAACAGAAAGAACTGCTCGATGACGTGGAACTTGGGGGTGTTGCTGCCTACTTAGGGGATG